The following proteins are encoded in a genomic region of Oscillospiraceae bacterium:
- the recO gene encoding DNA repair protein RecO, translating to MKRTVGAIVLTTENRRESDRLIRLLCEDGQLLRVYAAGARNPRNKLCAATEPFVLSKMELFSSSGGYTLDDAEITEQFFALRMSLKSYCLAGYIAQLILTIFSGETDPSLYALFGNMLFLLAGKKRDIRLLKAVMELRIAALAGWKPEIERCVCCSDPEISAFSVADGGGYCEKCAAAHTGAVAISSPILKAITASIGDDTKGLFSFTLTGEAAEGFSRLAEYYIRYYIDAKLPALDYYNSLLEFEESINDIQQTKTEPDS from the coding sequence ATGAAACGGACCGTCGGCGCAATCGTTCTGACCACCGAAAACCGCAGGGAATCCGATCGGCTGATCCGACTTTTATGCGAGGACGGTCAGCTTCTGCGCGTCTATGCCGCCGGTGCACGAAATCCTCGAAATAAGCTCTGTGCCGCGACCGAACCGTTCGTGCTTTCGAAAATGGAGTTATTTTCTTCCTCCGGTGGATATACTTTAGACGATGCCGAGATTACGGAACAGTTTTTTGCGCTGCGGATGTCGTTGAAAAGCTACTGCTTAGCCGGTTACATTGCACAACTGATTCTGACTATATTTTCAGGCGAAACCGATCCGTCGCTGTATGCGCTGTTCGGAAATATGCTGTTTTTGCTTGCGGGTAAAAAGCGCGATATCCGGCTTTTGAAGGCTGTAATGGAGCTCCGGATTGCGGCTTTAGCAGGCTGGAAACCTGAGATTGAACGCTGTGTCTGCTGCAGCGATCCCGAGATCAGTGCGTTTTCCGTCGCGGACGGCGGCGGTTACTGCGAAAAATGTGCGGCAGCCCACACGGGTGCTGTTGCGATCAGTTCTCCGATTTTAAAAGCAATTACAGCTTCAATCGGTGACGATACAAAGGGACTGTTTTCTTTTACACTCACGGGCGAGGCGGCAGAGGGCTTTTCCCGACTTGCGGAATATTACATCCGATATTACATCGATGCGAAACTCCCCGCGTTGGATTATTACAACTCCCTTTTGGAGTTTGAGGAGAGTATCAATGACATACAACAGACAAAAACAGAGCCGGATTCTTGA